In the genome of Nocardioides palaemonis, the window CTGCCCGAGGAGCTCAGGCAGTGCACGCACGCCAGGTTGCACGCGTAGGTCAGCTCCCAGGTCAGGCAGATGGGTGCGTCGAGGCCCAGCTCGAACTGCTCGACGAGCCGACCGGCCTCGGGCCGGGCCGCCCCGGGTGCCGGTGCTGGTGGCGCTGGGGTGGTCAGGGTCATGCGGCACGCTCCTGGATGATGTGGGTGCGGGCGAGTCCCTCGAGCGCGGCGACGTAGGCCGCCCGCGACCCACCGGTCACTCCCGCCCGGTCGAGGGCCGACGCCACGTCGGGGCACTCGCCCAGCAGGCGCACGACGTCGACCAGCGTCGGGGTCTTGAGGAAGCTCAGCCGGCGGGTGTCGAAGTCGTAGGCGAGGGCGCCGAAGGGTTCCGGCCTCAGGGCCACGGAGGGGCTGAGGACGTACGCCCGTCCGGTGAACCCCGTCGGCTCAGTAGACACCGCACATGCCGTCGATCGAGACCTCCTCGACCAGCTCCTCGGCGAGCTGGGCGGCGTCGTCCTGCGACGTGTCCTGGGTGGGCTGCGGGTCGGTCATGGCTGGCTCCCTCGGTGCGCGGGCGGGCGTACCGGCGCTCGTCGCCGGACACCTCGGACGACGTCCACGCTAGGAACGCCGCGCACCCCGGCGACACCGCTCGGTGGGGCGGTGCCCCCTGTCGGATCGGGCAGGTGCCACGCCCACCCGGCGGCCTGTTTTGCGATCCCCACCTGTCGGCGGCGCGCCGGCGCTCCTAGCGTCCGAGCAACGGTCCGCCACCGGGTCCGGGTCCGCGACGTCGGCCGGTCCACGGGCGGCCATCCTCCGACGGAAGGGTCCCACGATGCAGGTCGACGAACTTCTCAAGCCGTTCCCCATCAAGGAGTTCCACCCGTTCCCACGGGCGCTGATGGGCCCCGGTGCCCACGAGATGATCGGCCCGGA includes:
- the mftA gene encoding mycofactocin precursor MftA (Mycofactocin is a small molecule electron carrier derived from the final two amino acids, Val-Tyr, of MftA, the mycofactocin precursor. It plays a role in redox homeostasis and the metabolism of alcohols and aldehydes in Actinobacteria, including Mycobacterium tuberculosis.), coding for MTDPQPTQDTSQDDAAQLAEELVEEVSIDGMCGVY
- the mftB gene encoding mycofactocin biosynthesis chaperone MftB (MftB, a small protein, is a peptide chaperone that assists the radical SAM enzyme MftC in performing two modifications to the C-terminal Val-Tyr dipeptide of the mycofactocin precursor peptide, MftA. MftB's role is analogous to the role of PqqD in the biosynthesis of PQQ, a cofactor that derives entirely from a Tyr and a Glu in the precursor PqqA.): MSTEPTGFTGRAYVLSPSVALRPEPFGALAYDFDTRRLSFLKTPTLVDVVRLLGECPDVASALDRAGVTGGSRAAYVAALEGLARTHIIQERAA